The genome window CCGCAATCTAAAATGAAATATGTACGATTTAAAAATGCGCAATACAGTGAGACCGTGATACGGCGAGGGATGACTGCTTTCGCtgcttttgtgctcaggccaaataAAAACTACTTCCtttgcatcttggtgccaaggatcTACGTTaacgtgagttgaggagctgaatttagacaaaagtagtactTTGTTAGCAaaagcaattataaacatttttaggggtcTAAATTACTACTCGCTAATACATTTTGCTATTCATAAATAGGGGAAcactgtggtaccttgacttatgagtaaCTCATGAGTTTTTTCAAGTTGTGACCAAATTATTGCTGGTGGTCTGAAAtcgatgaatggcatttcaattcattttaatggggtaAATTTGGATTTGTTACATGTTCGGTCACGTGACCATCCCGTCCACGCCCACAGGACCGTGGCGTACTGCCAGTGGGTGGACAACCTGGAGGAGACGCAGAAAATGTTGTCCGTGAGCGGGCCGCTGAGCGAGCTGCTCAAGTGGATCCTGAGTCACGTGACCGGCGGCATCGTCAAGCGGGAGATGTACGGACACGGGATGGGACGCTTCTCCAAGGAGCAAGTCGACGCCATGATGGAGAAGGACATGCGCACACTGGCCACGCTGCTCGGTGAACAACTACCAAATGAGCACTACGGCCCGCCGGCCCATTTTTTAATGCAGACCTCGGCTGTGTGCTTCCTGTTTGTCACAGGCAATAAGAAGTACCTGATGGGCTCCAAGATTTCAACAGTCGATGCCACGGTGTTCGGTCACCTGGCACCTGCCATGTGGACTCTGCCCGGGACACGACCAGAGCAGCTCATCAAAGGTGAGTGAGGTCGCGTTTTGATGTGTCGTCGACTTCTCGTTGTCTGACGTTACGTTGCGATTACAGCTTACGTTATGACAGGTTAAATTGCGTTACGTCACGATACAATGGGTTACGTTATGGTGGGTTATGTTACAATTATTTATGTTACGATGGGTTACGTTACAATAAGTTAGGTTACAATAGCTTATGggttaatgttttaggctaggaagtgtttattttaccacctaaaaaaaaaaccatgacagcatacactcaaaatcccgtgatatagtaaaaaaaaaaaaaaatagaatccgTAATAGGGGAATCGCAAAATAGCAAGGGAACACCGTATGCATGAACTGAGTTACAAttttggtcacggaacaaatgaaactcacaagtcaaggtaccactacaCATATCATCATCATAGATGGCGAGCGTGTGGTCATGTTAGCAATCTTGTGCGTGTTGTCGTCCAGGCGAGCTGATCAACTTGGCCATGTACTGCGAGCGGATTCGCCGCCGCTTTTGGCCCGAGTGGTTCGTGGACTTGGAGGACTTGCGCTACGCCGACGCGTCCGAGTGCGGCGCGTCGGCCTCCGAGCTCCCCGACTTGGGCCTCTACTCGCGCACGGACACCTCCCAGGACGACGACACGCGCTCCACCCGCACAGCGCACACGCCGCCCGTGTCGCCCGGCAGTGACCCGACGGGCGTCTCGCTGTACGACTCGGACATGGACACCGAGTGCTCCGAAATGGAGTCGCTCAAGTGTTGACCCAAGTCGGGCGGcggggaacaaaaacaaacgcatTTGGGAAATATCTCCTCCACGTGGTCGTGCGCTGCagcagcttgtgtgtgtgtgtgtgtgtgttacattaCTGTAACCATGGCAACTGTTTGACACCATTGTTGTCCCTTGTGAGCCAATGGCGCCACCTCGTCATGTACAGAAAGGACATGAAACTACACAAGATTCATATGGACGGATGCTCATCAGTGTAAATACATGCAACTATATATAGATGCACACAACATACATATAAATAGTATAGATATCCTGCAAATATTGAATATTCAATTCCCCGCGTGATGGTGTAAATACTTTCCCACCCAAAATTGGTCCAGAGTCAGAATGACAATTATTCATTTGGAAAGATTTAGAGACATTCTTCAAATAGATCTTAACCAGATCTCGGAATTAACTTTGCCTTTACGGCAATAAACTGTGGGTCCACTTTTTAATACTTTGAGTTgacttgtattttttacattcttgCCTTATGGCATCCTTATTCACATTGGGCCTTGTGTTGTGTTAAACGTATTTATTGATATTGATttgttatattttacatttatgtatcatttgaaaatctatttttgaaaaaggtttgttgtatttttttcatgtcagtaAATTATTTGGGATTTTGTTTGTAAAACCTGGTTTGTCATTTACACATTCATTTATTGATTTGTGGCTTTAATTTAATCTCTTTTCTTATACTAGTCCACGTGTTTTGTTCCCAGTCGTCAATAAGTGCAATAAAGTCAGTCATCTTCGAGGCGCCACTTTGTGCGCCCGTTCCAGTCCTCGCCGTCTGCAAAGTCAACCTTTGTGATGGAGAgaggggagaaaaagaaaaaaaaaacaaccaagttTTACAGGGACCCACTTCTGCTTTTCGACTTTGGAAGCCATACGACACCGTCTTGTTATATGTTTAGTGTGTGCATTGTGTCATTTCATGAGCTGTAAATACACACGCTATGGAAAGCCGTTGGAGCATTTATGGTCCACGTACGACTGTTGTACATCATTGTCCTCGTTCGTAAGAGAATTCAGCATTTTCTCCACGACTTGGATAAGAGCTTAAACGGCTTCCCATAAACGTGGCAATGCCGTGCATCGTGATGTAACGTTACCAATGTATGTAGAGACGATGGATTAAATACGTGTGATATTTTACTCTTCTATGATTCTGGAGGTTGCTAGTGTCTTCACGCTAATGCCTATCCGCTCAAGTcgacagcacacacacacacacacacacacacacggggaaGGTGGAAAACAATTGGGATGGAGCGTGAAGAAGAATCCCAACATGCAATATGAATAACGCATAGGACGGCCGTTGGGGCGCCGAGAGCAAAGGCAGATGGCGGCCTGCTGATTGGACGCaatccaaacaacaacaacgacgaggCAGCGCCTGTATTACACAACACACTACAGTCAACCTGACCGTGCTGTATGCAGatttttaagatgttttttttttttttctttctttccagtatcCAGGCAACAGAGGCGGAACACTTGCGCCCCTTTACCCTTTAGgcacacaaacggtgcagcaacacaggcAGACAGCTAATATAACACTATTCGCAGTAATATTCTTTTGAATTAAATAAAGAGAAAACAGGAGAAAATGTTAGGTTGGAAACTGACTATCTCAGATGACCTTGGGACGAGAGGCCGGCACGCGCTGGACCGGTCGCTGTTCATTTGCGGgtcacatgtagacaaaccCCCATTCGCACAATTGAGTCTGGGGGAAGGCCCGAGACCCGGAGGAAAGCTACGCAAGCGCAGGGAAGAACATGaaaccacacaaaaaaggcCGGACGGCGATGAGATTCGAAcctagaacctcagaactgtgagccctTCGTGCAAACGCCCAGCGCGGTATGCTGCCCTAAGAATTCAGGAAATACACTGAATGGATTCAATTTGTACTTGTAGGACTAGTATAGTACATTTCCTTCTCCTCTCAAATTGACACGGCTAATAATAAAGTATCTTCACATCTAAACTTACATTAAAAGTTCAGCTATGAAACAAGAACAGGAGAAAATTAGAGGGCAATTTTAAACCtgaaatttgaaaatatgaatcATATCATCGCTTTGTTATTCCCTAAAGTAAAGGACATTGCgaatttttctttcataaatTCAAGAAATCCAAGTTGCTTTGGCACATCCTGCCTCAGAAAAAAGGAAAGACTTACTCTTCacgttgatatatatatatatatatatatatatatatacacaaagaaAATAAGACAAACACTATACCACTATCCTCCACTGGGTGGCGCTCGTCGCCTGCTCCTTTTAAAACTATGACGTAACGCGACAAGGACAAGGTgcgccaaacaaaacaaaaaaacaacggaAACACGTCAGAATTTATCAACATGCCAAATTGCTGACAAGAAAACAAACGTTTCATCGCGAAACGTGTTTATCCTcaaataaagcttttttttgcgaaatatttaaattgtgctgttgttgttgcccgTTTTTAGGGTTTTGAGGTCAAACGAATAATATTGCATCAACGTTGAATTCGTCATAAACTTAGCACATTTTAAATTCGTCTGAATGGCAAATTTGTTTGGAAATATTTGCCACTTTTTTCCCCGTACGGATGCAAATGAAATACGTCTGTTACTGTTGTCAAATGTATTGAAAGTCATTTCTAGCCAAGCCAccaacatggggaaaaaaataaaataattttaaaaaaagattccaaGAGTTCCTGCAGGTTAATAAGCAACCGCACACCAAAACGTCATAGAAAACAAATCGgatttaatgacaaaaaagcATGTAGAAATTGTGCAATTGtcgatttgtttcttttttttttttttcttcctcgtcACAGATTTCAGGTcgataaatgttttgttttggttttgtattCATTACCCTCCCGCAAGGCGAAAACTCAAATTCAGCATTGAGGACACAAGACAGGACTCACGCAGGGCCTGTTgcggagagagagaaaaaaaaaaaaaaaaaaaaaaaaaaaaaatcataaatccGCACAATTATTACGATTTATATCATGAATATTATAAAACATTGCTGGGAAAATTCTGTTGATACATTCAGAGAGCGTTGTTGTCCTAAATGACAAAATTGTCCTCAAGCTGCGTCTGAGTTTCCACATTTTAAGCAGAAGTAAAACCTGCACGCCAGTCCTCGTATAACCTTGCCCTCGTCACACAAGCTTCTATGGAAATCACAGTAGCAcaagaacgtgtgtgtgtgtgtgtgtgtattgccaCAGACTGACAAATATACAAAACGAACCctgtacaaaaaacaaacagcatcAAATCAGAACCAACGAATGCGATACATCCCACAAAGAGTCTGGGTGAATGTAGTAGCTGGTATATCATGAGGACATGGAATTcagcttattttgaaattagtagtatttttttttttttttaatgtcctcCATCTTCATAGGAGACgaaggcaaaaaaatacaaaatgggcTGGATTGCTTTTGGAGACTCACAGAATAGTTTTTCTCTCTTTagtttttctctcatttttttttggaaaaagtacagaaataacaaacatcaaaaacaCAGTGCACACAAAAAGCTTGAAAGTATTtccattatattattattattattattattactgaatTGGTGCATTGCTGATACTATGGCTGTATCATAATTAAGCATCATGGTCACTTGTAATATTGTCTGAATTCCTTGTTGTTATCGTAGAGATTTTATACTTTATATACAATGGTGGGCCCGgcaaaaactattttgtgtgctcAAGCAATTACTGAATTAAAATGAGAACAACTACAATAAACAGAAAAAACTATACGTTAGTAATGGGaatactgtaatattatgatatataacaatattaaataataatactaatgttGCTGTAAAAGTGACCATGGGGAAAGAGCAGGtgcaatatttttacatttaattatttaacgAAAATGAacctttaaataataaaaacaatgaaagagCAATCATAATAAACATGACcttcctaataataataataataataataataataatagtagtagtagtaatactgatgatgatgatgatgatgatgctggtTTAATTGTAAATGCGAAGGAGGCGCAGGTGTCTGCAGCTGTTTTGATACTGTCGGCGTGGACCCCCTGTTGCTTTTGTTCCACGCAAAGATGGCGTTTATTTACCCCACTTTTACTCACTGCGGTTCCTCCTGCAGCCCACGCGAGAACCCCCCTGCACCCGCCCCCCGCCCCACGTCCACAAACGAcgcctttcttttttcttttttttggcgtGTGTGAGCGTGAGACTCCAAGTCCACACAATTTGGCACAGTGACGCACAAAAGGGCGTTTGCGTGGCTCCCACGGCAGCACGTAACAAtaattaagaagaagaagaatacatCCCATAATAGTCGCCGTGAGTTCCGCAGCGTGGAGGGGCTGCACTGTAAATCCCAATCGTGTCCTCGCCACATTAtgattcttttattttatatatatatctatatatatatatatagatatatatatagatattttcattttttaaggggggggggacaaaaatggaaagaacgctgcgtgctcttttttttttttggtcactgcACCGGGGTCTGTCCTCCGTGGTGCGGGGGGCTGTCCCCGTACATGTCCTCCCCCCCGGGCAGGCCCCCCCCGGCGGGCGTCATCCGCTTCTCCTTCTGCCTCCTGTTACAGAACCAAACCCGGACCACCTCCTTCTCCAGCTGCAGGCTGTCGGCCAGCGAGTTGATCTCGGCCGCGCCGGGCTTGGGGCACTTGAGGAAGTGGCTCTCCAGGGCCCCCTTGACGCCCACCTCGATGGAGGTCCTCTTTTTCCTCTTGCGGCCCTGCGCGGCGATCTTGTCCAGGCTGGTGGGGCTGCCCGACGTGGAGTCGGCCTCCTCCAGCCACTTGTTCAGCAGCGGCTTGAGCTTGCACATGTTCTTGAAGCTCAGCTGCAGCGCCTCGAACCTGCAGATGGTGGTCTGCGAGAAGACGTTGCCGTACAGGGTCCCCAGGGCCAGACCCACGTCGGCCTGCGTGAAGCCCAGCTTGATGCGCCGCTGCTTGAACTGCTTGGCGAACTGCTCCAGCTCGTCCGAGGTCGGCGTGTCTTCGTCCGAGTGGTCCTGGTGCTGCTGCGGCGGCGGCCCGCCTCCGTGGTCGCTCAGGTGCGGGCTGTGGCCGCCGTGCTGCTCGTCGTCCCTAGGCAGCGGGTGGTGGTGCGGGTGCGGGTGCGGGTGCGAGTGGTGCATGCCGCCTTGCTCGCCGCCGGGCATCATCCCGAAGCCGGACTGCGAGTAGAGCAGAGCCTGGCCCTCAGACGTCGCCTGCATGGCGGTGCTGCCGGTGCGCCAGCATGCTCTGGCGTCGTGATGCGCGGCCGGGTGAGGGTGTCGCTGTtgcgcgccgccg of Phyllopteryx taeniolatus isolate TA_2022b chromosome 18, UOR_Ptae_1.2, whole genome shotgun sequence contains these proteins:
- the pou3f2a gene encoding LOW QUALITY PROTEIN: POU domain, class 3, transcription factor 2a (The sequence of the model RefSeq protein was modified relative to this genomic sequence to represent the inferred CDS: inserted 1 base in 1 codon), which codes for MCQPLSANKERSEADHRCAPLXSPLAQRPGDAGERRLAAPPDSPLLILPARAVMATATSNHFSVLSSPGSPPPPPPPPPQQQSESGTMQQQQQQQQQYRDAHALLQSDYGAHPLSHHAHQWIAALSHHGDAVAPWPSSPLGEQDVKPVLHDDEREEQRDSGGGGGAQQRHPHPAAHHDARACWRTGSTAMQATSEGQALLYSQSGFGMMPGGEQGGMHHSHPHPHPHHHPLPRDDEQHGGHSPHLSDHGGGPPPQQHQDHSDEDTPTSDELEQFAKQFKQRRIKLGFTQADVGLALGTLYGNVFSQTTICRFEALQLSFKNMCKLKPLLNKWLEEADSTSGSPTSLDKIAAQGRKRKKRTSIEVGVKGALESHFLKCPKPGAAEINSLADSLQLEKEVVRVWFCNRRQKEKRMTPAGGGLPGGEDMYGDSPPHHGGQTPVQ
- the faxca gene encoding failed axon connections homolog, with translation MCCCWQVGFAWTRSCAVDLGRSQSVSKPSFYGAIVALPLGGERGAIMSALGSDAWWRKTLYLTGGALLAAAAYLLHELLAVRKEEELGSTDAIILHQFSRPKSGAPSLSPFCLKTETYLRMVDLPYQNYFDGKLSPQGKMPWIEYNQEHACGSDFIIDFLEERLGVSLNESLTPQEKAVSRAVSKMVEEHFYWTVAYCQWVDNLEETQKMLSVSGPLSELLKWILSHVTGGIVKREMYGHGMGRFSKEQVDAMMEKDMRTLATLLGNKKYLMGSKISTVDATVFGHLAPAMWTLPGTRPEQLIKGELINLAMYCERIRRRFWPEWFVDLEDLRYADASECGASASELPDLGLYSRTDTSQDDDTRSTRTAHTPPVSPGSDPTGVSLYDSDMDTECSEMESLKC